The Oncorhynchus nerka isolate Pitt River linkage group LG9a, Oner_Uvic_2.0, whole genome shotgun sequence genome has a segment encoding these proteins:
- the znf319b gene encoding zinc finger protein 319, whose product MSEAWQQHAVAPPPVVHTIPPGAENALGCAVYGIVLQPDSALQQSQQQHQHGQQHSQQHGQQQQQHPAQVQQPSLQVGGEGGHKCGACGHDISHLANPHEHQCMVSQDRSFQCTQCMKIFHQATDLLEHQCVQVEQKPFVCGVCKMGFSLLTSLAQHHTSHNSTNPMKCSICEKTYRPGSSGNTTPSSSATNPQQPSADGASSSGSATVGSSSSITFPSARDRPYKCSVCQKGFRHLSELARHERVHTGEKPFKCDTCDKSFSQSSHLAHHQRTHSSERPYKCAVCDKSFKHRSHLVRHMYAHSGEHLFKCNLCELHFKESSELLHHPCHPQGARPFRCATCGKGFKRPSDLRQHERTHSEERPFHCEECQMSFKQQYALVRHRRTHKNPSDRPFKCNLCDKGFLQPSHLLYHQHVHGMENLFKCASCQKEFSQSGELLRHKCGESSSSSRDTDKPYKCDVCGKGYKKSSTLQRHQNSHCQEKPLKCSLCDRRFLSSSEFVQHRCDPSREKPLKCPDCEKRFKYSSDLNRHRRVHTGEKPYKCASCDKGFKQREHLAKHQSVHSRDAQFKCVWCGERFGDLGALQEHTVQHTAEGGGYPVPPCI is encoded by the coding sequence ATGTCCGAGGCGTGGCAGCAGCACGCTGTTGCTCCTCCTCCGGTGGTGCACACCATACCACCAGGGGCGGAGAACGCGTTGGGCTGTGCTGTCTACGGTATCGTCCTGCAGCCTGACTCTGCTCTGCAGCAGtcacagcagcagcaccagcatggccagcagcacagccagcagcatgggcagcagcagcagcagcaccctgCCCAGGTACAGCAGCCCTCTCTGCAGGTAGGGGGCGAGGGCGGCCACAAGTGTGGGGCATGTGGCCACGACATCTCCCACCTGGCCAACCCACATGAGCACCAGTGTATGGTGAGCCAGGACCGCTCCTTCCAATGCACCCAGTGCATGAAGATCTTCCACCAGGCCACTGATCTGCTGGAGCACCAGTGTGTGCAGGTAGAACAGAAGCcctttgtgtgtggtgtgtgtaagaTGGGCTTCTCCCTCCTCACCTCGCTGGCACAGCACCACACCTCACACAACAGCACCAACCCCATGAAATGCTCCATTTGTGAGAAGACCTACCGACCGGGCTCCTCTGGAAACACCACGCCCAGCTCCTCTGCCACCAACCCTCAGCAGCCGTCTGCTGATGGAGCCTCTTCCAGTGGGAGTGCAACAGTGGGATCTTCTTCCTCAATTACATTTCCATCGGCCCGTGACAGGCCCTACAAGTGCTCTGTCTGCCAGAAGGGCTTCAGGCACCTGTCAGAGCTGGCCCGCCACGAGCGTgtgcacactggagagaagccctTCAAGTGTGACACGTGTGACAAGAGCTTCAGCCAGTCCTCTCACCTGGCCCATCACCAGCGCACCCACAGCTCTGAGCGCCCATACAAGTGTGCTGTGTGTGACAAGAGCTTCAAGCACCGCTCCCACCTGGTGCGCCACATGTACGCCCATTCCGGAGAGCACCTGTTCAAGTGCAACCTGTGTGAACTGCACTTCAAGGAGTCTTCTGAACTGCTGCATCATCCATGCCACCCACAAGGGGCACGCCCCTTCCGCTGTGCCACCTGTGGAAAGGGCTTCAAACGTCCATCAGACCTGCGGCAGCATGAGCGCACTCACTCTGAGGAGCGTCCCTTCCACTGTGAGGAGTGCCAGATGAGTTTCAAACAGCAGTATGCCCTGGTGCGCCACAGGCGCACACACAAAAACCCTTCTGACCGCCCTTTCAAATGCAACCTTTGCGACAAAGGCTTCCTGCAGCCATCCCATCTGCTGTACCACCAGCACGTCCACGGCATGGAGAACCTGTTCAAGTGCGCGTCCTGCCAGAAGGAATTCAGTCAGTCAGGAGAGCTGCTGCGCCACAAGTGCGGTGAGTCGTCCTCTTCATCTAGGGACACAGACAAGCCCTACAAATGTGACGTGTGCGGCAAGGGATACAAAAAGAGTTCGACACTGCAGCGACATCAGAACTCGCACTGCCAAGAGAAGCCCCTAAAGTGCTCCCTATGTGACCGCCGCTTCCTGTCATCCTCAGAGTTCGTGCAGCACCGCTGCGACCCGTCCCGAGAGAAGCCCCTCAAGTGCCCCGACTGCGAGAAGCGCTTCAAGTACTCGTCTGATCTGAATCGGCACAGGCGCGTCCACACCGGGGAGAAGCCCTACAAGTGTGCTAGCTGTGACAAAGGCTTCAAGCAACGGGAGCACCTGGCCAAGCATCAGAGTGTGCATTCCAGAGATGCCCAGTTCAAGTGTGTTTGGTGTGGAGAGCGCTTTGGAGACCTGGGAGCTTTGCAGGAGCACACAGTCCAGCACACAGCTGAAGGAGGGGGTTACCCTGTGCCACCTTGCATATAG